TTCTGCCAAACATCAGCTAAGAACCCAGCAGACAATTGCCCACCAAATGATGTTTTAAGTACTCTGAATAGCGAATTGGAAAAATCAGCTACAGACACAAACTCAACAATATCTTGAACACAAATAATGGGGCTACTTGTGGCTTTGAGCAGGTGGTTCTTTTATTCCGCAGTAGTGAACTACTATGGGCCAAATTGAAAAGGAACGAGCATCTATTACTGGATCCAGCTTTTCAGGTGATATTTTTTGCCTCGAATTATTGTTTCTACTGAGGGAATGATTCAGTTAGATAACAAGAATTCAAGAAGCTGATTTGTATATTtcccttatttaattttgtgtaGACAATAGAAGGAAGATAACACGGATTGGGTAGAGAGCCGGTGAAAGGCACTTCTAATGTGACTGGTGTTATATTGCGTAGATTGTGGATGAGAAAGGCACTTCTACTTACCTAGTGAAAGTTGACATTTCTGGCATATATACATGTTATAAATGTTAGATATTTGAAGTGCAGATAAGTAACTGTtgagttaaatatattatatatgtccttttaaaaaagtgttaaatatatgttttttttttatttaatttgtttatgggCGAACTTCCtctttgaaacttttttttaacaGTAACTCCTCCATGAAACTGATGTGAAGTGTTAAACTGATACTGAGGATTGCTAAATTTTGGTAGGTTTCGCTTAGacttttttaatcatattttaccATCAGATCATAAtgtaaataacttttaaaatatagttttatttggATGGAGGTAAAAAAGTAAATTTGTGATGCAATCAGATAGTAAAATATGATTGGTTGTTTCAGTATGTGTCCATAACTATTGTTTGTATATTAAACTCTTCGGTTCTAGATAGAGGCTATACGGCTTCATTAAACACTGTTTTTATTACAAGACATTGTGCACTCTGCTTATTCACCTTTTGCATTGAACCAGAGTCGATGTTGTACAGTGtacatgatatgatatgatgacATACTGTAACTAGTTATCTGGGGTAACGTTAAACAAAAAATTCCGTTGGCCCCAAATCAATTCTATCCGTCCGAATTTATTTTGTACTATATTTTAAGATGATGTCACCTTGTCCTTGTCCTTGACTCCTTGGTTTGTTTAAGGGTCTCTTTAGGAAGAGTTTTTGGAAGAGAcataagatatatttatttattttttaaattaatcaaattattaaaaattgtttttaagaaTTGTTGAAGTATGGTTGAGATACTATAtgatcataaaattatattgtttttcaaaagaaaatattaaatataacctaaattttaaaaaatacctTGAATTTCATCataagttaaatataattttgttacaGTTGTAGTTTTGTCATatgcatataatatatatttatttagctTATCTAAcatatagtataaaaaaattcagttttacaaaattaaaaaaaaattattttgccGTCTCGATGAATTTTCTAAGTTAATTGAGCAATTACAAAAGTAGTTACATTTATTTCAACTCTAATAACACTAGAAGGATGGAAATCGTTACCCCAAATCGAATACCcatattatcttatttattgCCATTTACACAgtaaacaaataatattaatatcataaatgCTTATAATATTTCTACTTTTATGGAGCTTTATTTCATGTCGTTTCTCTTTTTCGTAAGCGAGTCCTAAAAGATCTTAATTACCGTTACTTAATCTCCAAATTTAGGATGTTCACTCCATTATTACTTAATATTTACAGAGAAAAATGATGCAGTGATTTAAAAAAGAGCAAAAATAGACTGAAGttgaaatgaaataattttcaCGTGATTTTTGGTTGAATCTCAAAGATAAGTAGTAGTGTCCTCCACAGTTACATGTGGCATCCATGCGATTCTATCACATAAAAACACTCTCTCCCAAACAAAGTCGCATTAGTCATCTCACATTCTCATCACCCGATCATGGCTTTCAGCTGCAGACTCAACAACTTCACAGTCTCTTCATTTAAACCCCAAAACTCCATTCTCCCTTTTTCAATCCAATCTTCTTCTTCCTACCTCccatcttcttcttccttcaaACTTCAAAACTTTCCTTTCAGGCTTCGACATAATCCAACTATCAAAgccacatcatcatcatcttctccTCCCACCACTACCATTACCGAACCTGATGGCATCaaggttttttgtttttctttctcttcacacatttctttctttttttgtgtttttctaTTAAGTTCTTTTTAACCCCTttcaaatgtttttatttttattttttttactgaagATTAATTCTATTCCTACCAAACCCATCGAAGGACAAAAAACTGGTACCAGTGGGCTACGTAAGAAGGTTGGTAATTGTTCTTTCACATTTGGGGTTTTACCCTTTGTTTCATAAAAATGCTCACATTATATGCATTTAGTTAGTGATCATTGATAATAAGAGATGTTAAGTTATGCTAGGATTGATTGATAATATATTTGcacttcaaaaatttaaattgtaatgttgggtttctctttgtttttttttttttttgttttgttttttgtttttaatttaattatggaTTACTTGTTTTGTAGGTGAAAGTGTTTATGCAAGATAATTACCTTGCAAACTGGATACAGGTTTGCAGAATTCCTTGCAATATATTATGATTACATGATTTATGTGTTGATCTCAAAATGGTGATGAGGAATGTCTAACGCATGTGTACTCTGTTTGTATTGATCATATTGTTCTAGTTGAATGAAACTTATTTTaccataaaaaaatgttaaacttGTGTGCATATGTAGGCACTGTTTAATTCATTGCCAGCGGAGGATTACAAAAATGGATTGTTGGTTTTGGGAGGTGATGGTCGATACTTTAATCGTGAAGCTGCACAGgtcaaactttttgaaaatcaaaatttgtatATTGTGTTAAGAAtattgctttatttctaattcGTTCTGCTGTTTATGTGCATTGCAGATAATAATCAAAATTGCTGCTGGAAATGGTGTTGGAAAAATTCTGGTTGGAAAGTAAGTTTCTTAAtcaattgattttctttttaaatttgttgcaaCCAGTGTTGTGAAGAGCATGGTCATAGAAAATAACCGTTTTTTCAAATTCCGCTATACTACAATGCTATAGTGCTGCTATTTGcaacattttgtactaaatcGCAATTCACGGGACAATAGCTGGTTGTTCAAATTCTGCAATTAGCTCTATagccactatttgacaacattggtTGCCACAACGAGAAGAATTATGTAAATCAAGAGCTAGCAGGGAATGACATCAATTGGATAAGCATCTTTCTTGGTCTAGTGCATGATCTATTTTTCATTGTCACTTGTTGATAAAAGTTGAATTTACTTTTTCTTGTTTAATGCAGGGAAGGGATATTGTCAACACCAGCCGTTTCTGCTGTGATAAGGAAGAGGAAGGCAAGCAAAACAAACTCCTTTTTCTCTGGCAGTATTTTTGGTATATAGAGATAGCATAACATTTTCAGCCACTTTGctcttttcttctcattttcttAAACTTGAACAGGCAAATGGTGGATTTATTATGAGTGCAAGTCATAATCCTGGTGGGCCTGAATATGATTGGGGTATTAAGGTGACTTTTCTAACTATTTCTCATCCAGTAATTGGTCATAGATCAATTGTGTGTTGACTATTGTTGATAGACAGTGCTTCCAAAGTTACTTGGTATTTTAGCTTTCGTCAGGACATTGATTGGTACCTTGAAAAGCCTTGGATTCAgaagttgattttattttttgtcgaTATTTCACTAGGGtattcattcatttagtatCCCATGTACATAATAAAAACAGATTTGCCAATACGTAGTTTTTCCTATAATGTGTTTGTAGTCAATGTCCAGACTTTGTTATGTGTAAATCTATCGGTTGGCATTtctgataaaatatttttgctaCTGAATCCAGTTTAATTACAGTAGTGGACAACCTGCACCAGAATCCATCACTGACAAGATTTATGGAAACACCCTATCTGTAAGTGCCCATATATTCAAGTATGCCTTAATATTCCAATTCTTCATTCTGTTAGTTGAAATGTTTGACTTGCTCAAGTGTTTCCATTTTGGAGGCTGGAATATTGTGTAATTTTCACCTTATCATATGATAACATTGCTTTCTTCTCATGAAATCTTTACTTTATAGTAGACTTAATTTCTCggtggattttttttcttccattttcttGAAACTCTGCTACTTATAAAAAATGCCTCTTTACCCCATTAAAATAGCATAAACTTAAGTAAACCGTAAAGCTTTTACACCAACATATGCTTTTTGCAATAAAACAGAAAGGAGTCTTCGTCACCAAAATCTAGTACTGCAAAGTGTTCTTTCTATTCAATCTAATTTCTGGGTTCCTTACAATATGTTAAATGAAAAAACTCGGAGAAAGAAATAGTAATAATTCATATAAATCACTACATGGTAAATGGTCAGGAAAAAATCTACAAGCAATGGACAAACCCGTTCATTTGACTAGTAAGGTTATCAAATGAGTTAAAATCACAGTTGATATTTTGTAACTTTTTCATACATTTTCCATCAATGCAGATATCTGAGATAAAGATTGCTGACATTCCTGATGTTGACTTATCGAATGTTGGGATTACAAAATTCGGAAACTTCAGTGTGGAAGTAATAGACCCAGTTTCTGATTATCTGGAGCTATTAGAGGTCAAAATAGTTTGTTTGCATTATTATAAACCAGTAGAATAATTCAAGCAAGCTGGATCTCAGTTTGTGagttttatttcatttcattttatttgttattaatttttgtgcAGACAGTATTTGATTTTCAGCTAATCAAAGGTCTTCTTTCACGGCCAGATTTTAGGTACAATCTTCTAAATCTGAATATTGCAAATTTTTACTTTATGAGGTTGTATACTTGCATGTGCCATGTTGCTCTGGATCTTGATCCCTTTTCTGTTTCGGTTTTTGAGGGCAAAGTCACTGTAGAAATAGGAAAGTTTTATTGTATACAGTTCACTTACATCTCACAATCTCTAATGTCTTTCTCGCTTAACAATTACAATTTGAGATCCCTCATTTGACAAAATAGCTAGTTTTCTGTGCTACTTCAACAACACTGTAAAACACTCGACTGGCAAGCATGacaattgaaaaatatagagataGTGTCTTTAAATTTGAACTTGTTATAAGAATTTTGTGTTTCCCCCTTTTTTATGTAAGACCAACAATGTTGTATGGGACAAATTGTTGAGCAGTTAAAAAACCAACACGAGATAATAAGTGTAGCAAAGATGAGAATATTGTATTGGATCTTGGAAAGACAAGATGAGATACGATTAGGGATGACAAcattagagagagagagttggGGTAACACTTatcatagaaaaaataatagaaactCGGCTTAGGTGGTTTGGACATGTGGAGAGGAGACTTGTAGATTATATAGTAAGGAGAGTAGATCAAATGGAGAGTAGTCAAATCGTTCGAGGCACAGGAAGACATAGAAAAACTATAAGAGAAACTATTAAAAAAGATCTAGTGATTAATGAGTCCGATAAGACttggttgttgttattgttgtcaTATATTCTAGTCCTTTGGTTAGTAAACCTTGTTATTAAAAGAGTTTGACTTTTCTGTTTTACAATGCCATGTCTATACGGCTTGACCTTCTGTGTATATCCTTTTCCAGTCCTCTAAAATTTTACCGATGCTACAGTAATGCatatgtagttttttttaaacAGAATGGGGCTATCCCAACTCATGGTCACATAGTCTTgaaattgattgtattttattttaggtttaTATTCGATGCTATGCATGCCGTTGCTGGTGCTTATGCAACGCCCATCTTTGTTGATAAACTTGGTGCTGGTGTGGTATGGTTCACCCCCTTTAACACTTGTAGGGACTGGATACAAATTTATATGATATTGTTGATAATGGATGTTAAATATTCAATGTAGGATTCAATTTCAAATGGAATACCTTTGGAAGATTTTGGACATGGTCATCCTGATCCTAATTTAACGTGAGTTTAATGCTTTATTTGTTAACGTTGTGTTTTCATCCATTAgcaaattgtttttctttttattgtaaTGTTTATTTAACAGATATGCGAAGGATCTCGTCAACATTATGTATGCTGAAAACGGACCTGATTTTGGAGCTGCTAGTGATGGTATGTGAGATCAACCTCGCCACCAGTTCTTTGGTTTCAGATTTTAGCAACATGTTTTTTCATATAATTATAGCTCCTGAACTGATTATTAATTTACTGACAGTTTCTCTTGCTACTGAATGTTTTCTTTACATGCATTAATTTTATAAGACTGATTGTTAGTTAACACCACAGGTGAAAAAGTTTAATCTCTTCatgtcataaaaaatattttgtttttgaaatttaacttgtttcatttttaaaaagatgTAGTGTTTATATGCTTGTGCAACAATGTTGTCTGCCTTTGTGTTTACTTGATGATGTTTAGTTAACACCACAGGTGAAAAAGTTTAATCTCTTCatgtcataaaaaatattttgtttttgaaatttaatttgtttaattttttaaaagatgtaGTTTTTATATGCTTGTGCAACAATGTTGTCTGCCTTTATGTGTTTACTTGATggtgtttatgtatttttactTTTGTTCAGGTGATGGGGATAGAAATATGATTTTAGGAACAAGTTTCTTTGTAACTCCTTCAGACTCAGTAGCAGTTATTGCAGCCAATGCACGAGAAGCTATTCCATACTTTAAGAACAGTGTTAAGGTATAAAGTTTATGCATAGTTTTAATAGGTATTCACCGTTGTAAAACAGAATTCCCATTGTTCTGTAATGTAATTGCAGGGTCTTGCACGATCAATGCCGACAAGTGGTGCTCTGGATAGAGTTGCTGAAAAGTTGAACCTCCCTTTCTTCGAGgtatattattcttattattattatttatttatttatttttacaattctGTTCTTTTTAAAAGTATTCTAGTTGAAGTAATGGTTCTCAAGTGACATAAGATGGACCTTGGATGCAGGTTCCCACAGGTTGGAAATTTTTCGGGAATCTTATGGATGCTGGGAATTTGTCAATTTGCGGGGAAGAGAGTTTTGGAACAGGTTCTGATCACATTCGTGAGAAAGACGGAATCTGGTAAATATTTCACATGCtacttttaaaaaacaaaatcattctAGTTTTATGTTGAGACATCATTGTCACTTGAGAACAACATCTATGCATCATATATGTTCATATTAATGATTATTGATAAGGACAAAATGCTTGAGGTGTTGTTGCCCAATGAAAACATAACATGCctattatgttttatatatattttgttaataacaaatgttaatatagttactatttttgttttggTGGGGATTGAATACCTATTATGTTTTATATCTCACTCGGACAACCTTGTAaaggaagatgtgttggttaaaatgagctttatatttttattgaaaaacagTGCTGCAAGCATTTATCAAAGGATATGTAAGTTTTGtacacttttttatattttaactctCTGTCTAATGTTAGTGGTTTCCAATTACAGGGCGGTATTAGCTTGGCTTTCTATTATTGCTCACCGCAACAAAGACACGAAACCAGGGGAGAAATTGATCTCCGTATCCGATGTCGTGAAGGAACACTGGGCAACTTACGGTAGAAATTTCTTTTCCAGATATGACTACGAGGTTGGTACCATTGCTGCAATTGAAGTTTTATTAGCATCATACTTTTTGGCATTTCAGTAGTTCAGTTTCGCTTTGGAATTTCTTATTACCACGAGCTAGGTTAAGACCTACGTCCGAtgatgttttgtttctttttcttttgatcttCGACGAAAATCTAAATATAGGAATGTGAGTCTGAAGGCGCGAACAAGATGATAGAGTACCTACGAGAGTGTTTGTCGAAGAGCAAACCTGGTGATAAGTATGGTAAGTTACCACAAACATTTCCTTTTCATTAGCATACACTGATTTCTGCGCAAAAGTGAAGTATGATAATGAATATTCTTCTACAGGAAGTTATGTCCTCCAGTTTGCAGATGATTTTACATACACAGATCCCGTAAGTTCTTAGTTCTTAAAATGTGCACATTGTTATCatgttaattttttgttttttagctCAAAGTCAAGCAACCATAATTCAAAttctgattttaattaaaatgtgcAGGTAGATGGAAGTGTGGTATCGAAACAAGGGGTTCGGTTTGTGTTTACCGACGGTTCAAGGATTATTTATCGATTATCAGTATGTGACTCACTGTCTCAATTGAACAAGTTGTTTTGTCTTCGAAAAATTTATTAAGTGATTatggtgttttttcttttacagGGAACGGGTTCTGCCGGTGCAACTGTTAGAGTGTATATTGAACAGTTTGAACCAGATGTTGCTAAACATGACGTTGATGCTCAAATTGCCTTGAAACCATTAATAGGTCATTTTTCATGTACCACGACAAAGTatagtaatataaattaatttgctTATTTTCTATGCCACTGATTGCTCTTTACTATTATTCAGATTTAGCATTATCGCTTTCAAAGCTCAAAGACTTCACAGGGAGGGAGGAGCCTACAGTCATCACTTAATGTACAAATTACACAATCACTCATCAAGTTGAGTGCATCATTACGCCTATCCTATTACTAGAGCTCGAGTTCGGTTTGTCATTTCCAGTTTTggttattttatcattttggaGCATAGCCCTTCTTCtgtaaaatatgatatttacgCATACTTTCAAGAAATGAAATATCATTGTATAActacataaataaatagtattaataatAGTTAGCTGAGCTGTTCTTTTTAATGCTTTGTCCAAATTCTCTAAATTGAGATACAAGAGTTGCATCTCAGAACCAGATTAACAATTTGAAACGTTATATGATTGATAATTACTAAATTAATCTCTTAAATTGTAATAGtcgattattttttgtttttaaaatttgtgaatAGAGACTATAAGGTGGCACATTAAATACAAACTTCTCTCATACTTCTTTCGTTTCGTTGATCTCTCTTGCTTCCTTTTCTCGGGTTCCGATCACACCAGAAGTACCTCTGGCATGGGTGCCACGCAGGAGAGActatttttctcaaataaatttGGATAGCACTTTTACTTTACTGTTTTACTTCCACTTTTTCCTTACGACCATTATTCTTCCTCTTTCCCCTTTCCAAAAATTGCATGGATAAAATCCGCGATGGATATGAGACatataaatgaatattttaacTATATAGATATTGGATCCATCAATTTAACGGATATCTGGTCAGATATAGATGACACGAATATCATTATGACTACTATACATGTCGGTGGATATTTATTGTTCTCCCTAATCTGAATGGTATTTTCTCCTTTTGCCTCATCTTTGTGTTCACAatgtttgatatttaatttgagGTGGATCTCGTGTGGTGGTCAGAAGTGGCTTTGATGCGGTGAGAGGTCCTTGACGGGTGTGGGGGTAGATGCAAGTCAATATGATATTGAGGCGAGTGAGGTAAAATGAGTCGTACGCACTTTATTCCTTAGGCTTGGGATCCATTTATAGGAGTGTCGTTCCGACGCCAATTCTATTTTCTGTAATCAGACAATAATGGCTAACCGGTTGTGAGAGCCATGTCTCTCTTTGTGGACCTTCCATTCTCAAATGAAATCTATAATGGATGGGCCTTAGTCCGGTCCAGAACCACATTGTTTCATTAAATTGTTTTCATCTCATTCAAAGTTCTTTCTAACTCTTCTGTGAAAGATAAGTTGGTCCCACACCCcttcttttttaataaacaCTACGTCTAAAACTCAATTGTTTAgatgttacaatttttttatttgaactttttagTAATTAAGCTTGAGGTTCTCCTTAATACCGAGTTCTTTATGATTGTGGGTTGATCTGAGTTTATACTGTATGATCGTCCGAGTTAAGCTAATGGCAAAAGGTTTTGTAGTTGGCATTGTAGGAAGAacagaagaaaatgaacagACATGTTTTTGGAAAGGGATATGAAGAATCAATCTATAAGATAAAAGTGAAAGAGTAAAGTGAATGTAAATGTAAAAGTAAAAGTTGTACatgaattatttttcaaataaaagtttttatgacGTGGCAACAACATGACATCTATATGGAGGCATTTAACGTACCACCTCTTAGattttgatagaaaaaattcataaaataattaaaatcctTTACCATTTTAGATATTATTTCGTGATTCTTTTATTGAAACCTCTACAAATGTTTTAACATCCCCTACTTTTTCAATAATGGGTTGTGTACATGAGTGCTTATTTGTCCATATGACGAGGACAAATCACTCTTAACTTGATTTTGATTTCATGTATCCTATTGGCTGTTAGTCATCATTGATATGATAATGCTAATGTCAGCTTTCCATGACACAAAAATAGGTaagatgataatgataatgataagcCATTCAGCATAAAACGGACATGAACCGTTAAAATGTATCAAATTCCACTAGTGTGTAAACTAGTTTTGTCTTATACGAACTTTTAATTCATTAGATGATAAACTTTTATTAGTACATTTTATATGAAAGCTATTAGAAGATGTAAGTATATCAAAACTTTCACTTTTTATTAGGAGTATCAAAACTAACACTTGGTATCGATACCATATATCTCTCTCTATGTGTGTGGAGTGAGAGATAGTGGAACTAGAAAGGAGTCGAATATctaaattgaatattattatttttttggtcaacatctaaaattaaaagttgaaaCTTGCAATCAAGCataataagaattaaaaatgttGATATAGTAGATAAGGCCTGTAGCATTTCTTCATGGACAGGCAATAGGCATGGGGACGGTTATCTGCGAAGACCTTAGAAATTATAATAAGGACAAATTGTTTTTTCTCTCCATTTATGAATCAAACGACCCAGGATCATGTTACTCTGTTTTAAATTATTGCATGTTTTCAAGTGTTCTTCATCTTTTTATTCATGTTAATAAGTATTCTTAATTGCATCTAACACCTGGTAAATATTTTAGGGGTTTTGTTGAATTGGGTCtctaataagaaaaaaaaaatacaattttaataattaaaaaatgtaaaataaatattcagtctttataaatttttttatttactttgatctttatttcgaaaattttgataaaaagttgatatttttagtttctaaaaaaagttcatataaaatcaaaataagaactaaaaataaataatttttttttatggactaaacttaaaagattataatttaaaaaaaataaaaacatatttattaactGGAAATATTCTATGtggaaaaatttaattttaaagattaaaatatatttaacttaaaaaattcattcacccttattctattttattatatttaaaaaaaaaaagttaaagccCTTTAATTAGTGAGGCTATGTGCAATTGGGATGAATGCACAAGCCATCACCTGCCTTGATTGTATCGAAAAACATTTGCATCCGATAAAAGCAGTAGCTGGAAATATTCTATGTGGAAAATatctcattttaaaattttattaaccgtttttataattaaattgtaataaaaacaaattcaaaatcatattCTTAAAACAAAGAATAAACAAATTCTAAAAGCAttctaaacaaaatttcaaatattataattatatcttatcttaaatcttaaatttaaatctaaatatataatcttttaaatatatattattctcaACATATGTTCATGAAAAGTTATGAATGGGTAAGGACCCGTTACCATGCTTCAGAGATAGGAGAAAATTTTATATGGTTGATCATAAGACTTACA
The genomic region above belongs to Cicer arietinum cultivar CDC Frontier isolate Library 1 chromosome 4, Cicar.CDCFrontier_v2.0, whole genome shotgun sequence and contains:
- the LOC101490273 gene encoding phosphoglucomutase, chloroplastic — translated: MAFSCRLNNFTVSSFKPQNSILPFSIQSSSSYLPSSSSFKLQNFPFRLRHNPTIKATSSSSSPPTTTITEPDGIKINSIPTKPIEGQKTGTSGLRKKVKVFMQDNYLANWIQALFNSLPAEDYKNGLLVLGGDGRYFNREAAQIIIKIAAGNGVGKILVGKEGILSTPAVSAVIRKRKANGGFIMSASHNPGGPEYDWGIKFNYSSGQPAPESITDKIYGNTLSISEIKIADIPDVDLSNVGITKFGNFSVEVIDPVSDYLELLETVFDFQLIKGLLSRPDFRFIFDAMHAVAGAYATPIFVDKLGAGVDSISNGIPLEDFGHGHPDPNLTYAKDLVNIMYAENGPDFGAASDGDGDRNMILGTSFFVTPSDSVAVIAANAREAIPYFKNSVKGLARSMPTSGALDRVAEKLNLPFFEVPTGWKFFGNLMDAGNLSICGEESFGTGSDHIREKDGIWAVLAWLSIIAHRNKDTKPGEKLISVSDVVKEHWATYGRNFFSRYDYEECESEGANKMIEYLRECLSKSKPGDKYGSYVLQFADDFTYTDPVDGSVVSKQGVRFVFTDGSRIIYRLSGTGSAGATVRVYIEQFEPDVAKHDVDAQIALKPLIDLALSLSKLKDFTGREEPTVIT